In the genome of Pseudarthrobacter sp. IC2-21, one region contains:
- a CDS encoding inositol monophosphatase family protein — protein MNHPDFALELLAVARKAAAAGAEVLATRNGEALDVSNKGDAGDWVTAFDVAAENAVRQEIAAARPRDIVTGEEHGTTRPSAPSGYRWSIDPLDGTTNFIRNIVYYATSVAVADSDGVWLAGVVNAPALGRIYYAARGHGAWLEEGGRVTSLQGPVAGRAGQILATGFSYDPAVRTEQAALLGELMEGFADVRRLGSAALDLCLVADGTHDAYGERGLNEHDYSAGALIAEEAGCWVRRPRLDSPLDGGPSDADRLAAWTCAGTLELAGKFPL, from the coding sequence ATGAACCACCCCGACTTCGCCTTGGAACTGCTGGCCGTGGCCAGGAAGGCTGCCGCCGCCGGAGCCGAGGTCCTCGCCACGCGCAATGGTGAGGCGCTGGACGTCAGCAATAAGGGGGACGCCGGGGATTGGGTCACCGCTTTCGATGTTGCCGCGGAAAATGCTGTCCGGCAGGAGATCGCCGCTGCCCGGCCCCGGGACATCGTCACGGGGGAGGAGCACGGGACCACCCGGCCGTCCGCGCCCAGCGGGTACCGCTGGTCCATTGACCCGCTGGACGGCACCACTAACTTCATCCGCAACATCGTCTACTACGCCACTTCCGTGGCAGTCGCAGATTCCGACGGCGTATGGCTGGCCGGCGTGGTGAACGCTCCGGCGCTTGGCCGTATCTACTATGCCGCCCGCGGCCACGGCGCGTGGCTGGAAGAGGGCGGCCGGGTCACCTCCCTCCAAGGGCCGGTGGCCGGCCGGGCCGGCCAGATCCTGGCCACCGGATTCAGCTACGATCCGGCAGTCCGCACCGAACAGGCCGCCCTGCTGGGTGAGCTGATGGAGGGATTCGCGGACGTCAGGCGGCTGGGTTCAGCGGCCCTGGACCTTTGCCTCGTGGCGGACGGCACCCACGACGCCTATGGAGAACGCGGGCTGAACGAACACGACTACTCAGCCGGGGCCCTGATCGCAGAGGAAGCCGGCTGCTGGGTGCGGCGTCCGCGCCTGGACAGCCCGCTTGACGGCGGGCCCAGCGACGCGGACAGGCTTGCGGCCTGGACCTGCGCCGGAACGTTGGAGCTGGCCGGGAAGTTTCCACTCTGA
- a CDS encoding GNAT family N-acetyltransferase yields the protein MHSQITIRPAVEADFSAIARITVDSYLAAGHFDNADHPYMQQIQDVAARAAKATIWVAERDRQVVGSVTLALAGEPYADIALGDELEFRMLVVDPAVQRSGAGQAMVEAIVEHARGLDGISGVALTTGRTWESAHGLYRKTGFRRVPERDWLIPGTDIKLLVYRLDL from the coding sequence GTGCATTCGCAAATAACCATTCGTCCAGCCGTTGAGGCAGACTTTTCCGCCATCGCCCGGATAACCGTGGATTCGTACCTGGCAGCGGGTCATTTCGACAACGCGGACCACCCGTACATGCAGCAGATCCAGGACGTGGCAGCGCGGGCAGCGAAGGCCACCATTTGGGTGGCCGAGCGGGACCGGCAGGTAGTGGGATCCGTGACACTGGCGCTGGCCGGGGAACCGTACGCCGACATTGCACTCGGGGACGAGCTGGAGTTCCGGATGCTCGTGGTGGACCCTGCCGTGCAGCGCAGCGGCGCGGGGCAGGCGATGGTGGAGGCCATCGTGGAGCACGCCCGAGGCCTGGACGGTATCAGCGGGGTCGCCCTGACCACCGGCAGGACGTGGGAGAGCGCACACGGGCTGTACAGGAAGACGGGCTTCCGGCGGGTGCCGGAGCGGGACTGGTTGATTCCGGGCACCGACATAAAGCTGTTGGTTTATCGGCTCGACCTTTAG
- a CDS encoding RidA family protein, with translation MRKTFGTGSVWEQTLGYSRAVQVDNTLYISATAASGDDGVVGEDFYTQTRFILQKLGTVLKDAGFSFDDVVQSKLYLTDISKWEEAGRAHGEVFGGIRPTLSLVHVLPFLDPKMLVEIELVAQKSAE, from the coding sequence ATGCGCAAAACATTCGGCACTGGCTCCGTCTGGGAACAGACCCTCGGCTACTCCCGGGCCGTCCAGGTGGACAATACCCTTTACATCTCGGCCACAGCAGCCAGCGGTGACGACGGGGTTGTCGGCGAGGACTTTTATACCCAGACCCGGTTCATTCTCCAGAAGCTCGGCACGGTCCTGAAGGATGCGGGCTTCAGCTTCGATGACGTGGTGCAGTCCAAGCTCTACCTGACGGATATCAGCAAATGGGAAGAGGCCGGCCGTGCCCACGGCGAAGTGTTCGGCGGGATCCGCCCAACCCTGTCCCTGGTGCATGTCCTGCCGTTCCTGGATCCGAAGATGCTGGTCGAGATCGAACTTGTCGCCCAGAAGAGCGCCGAGTAA
- a CDS encoding response regulator codes for MPEDFRVLIVDDDFHVAKLHAAYVDSVAGFMALAPVGTASLALQAIHSLRPDLVLLDVYLPDASGLDLLQQLDVDTIILSAASDAASIRRAFRRGALGYLLKPFTSESLSQQLRSYARYRRLLGAPGSVDQGAVERAKRALIPGDVTPSAKPRSATEAAVLESLAAGEQYSAAEVATRVGVSRATAQRYLSSLADDGAVDIQLRYGTTGRPEHRYGLPAQ; via the coding sequence ATGCCTGAGGATTTCAGGGTGCTGATCGTGGACGACGACTTCCACGTGGCCAAGCTCCACGCCGCCTACGTCGACTCTGTGGCGGGGTTTATGGCCCTGGCGCCGGTAGGAACTGCGTCGCTGGCGCTCCAGGCGATCCATAGCCTCCGGCCCGACCTGGTGCTGTTGGACGTCTACCTGCCGGACGCATCGGGCCTGGACCTGCTGCAGCAGCTGGATGTGGACACGATCATTCTCAGTGCCGCCTCGGACGCTGCATCAATTCGCCGGGCTTTTCGCCGCGGCGCCCTAGGGTACTTGCTGAAGCCCTTTACGTCCGAATCGCTCTCGCAGCAGCTGCGTTCCTACGCCCGGTACCGCAGACTGCTCGGAGCGCCCGGGTCTGTGGACCAGGGCGCTGTGGAGCGGGCCAAGAGGGCGCTGATTCCGGGCGACGTGACACCGTCTGCCAAGCCGCGGTCCGCCACCGAGGCGGCGGTCCTGGAATCTTTAGCTGCCGGGGAGCAGTACTCGGCGGCCGAGGTGGCCACTCGGGTTGGCGTCTCCCGGGCCACCGCCCAGCGATACCTGTCCTCGCTGGCAGACGACGGCGCCGTAGATATCCAGCTCCGCTACGGGACCACCGGCCGGCCCGAGCACCGTTACGGGCTGCCTGCGCAGTAG
- a CDS encoding ATP-binding protein has translation MPRPWRTPPIRFSTQTLFLQLGVVLLVVLLSTAVHAWLTYDRVGREAENQALTLARAVAADPSVQANVLAISEREGTPPPADLRAGPLMAAAEATRIRTGALFVVITDETGLRLAHPDPARLGEKVSTDPTEALGGQEITTRNTGTLGPSAGAKVPVYAPGTGTVVGEVSVGYSMETVGQSLERDIGPVALTAAGALLAGVLASFLLRHRLRRLTMGLEPEEISTLVHDQVAVLQGVDDGVIGVAADGRISVFNAAAQRLLDLPDLAGTPWADAPVPAQLKALTRADAGEAEAIELVAGGRVLVASARKALHRKEDLGWVVMLRDRTELQQLTRQLDAVGTMSTALRAQRHEFANQLHTIAGLMSIGQHQQAREYLAGLAATGPLKFPVDQAELLQDPYLQAFVGAKGVEADERGVTLRIGPETLVRGQVTEPQDVTTVLGNLIDNAVEAAVAGSATDRWVEVEVLDEPHDDGGTLLIVVADSGDGLASGTDGEIVFAEGYTTAMRAIRPGGGGLDKVGLDKVGLDGGGRRGGGQGLGLALARKLARRRGGDIRILETGMPGGPGAVFMASLPGTTAGAKPDIADRPTNGANDGTLSGTAGSGTAGSGTADHIYASEKDDHA, from the coding sequence ATGCCGCGTCCCTGGCGCACGCCGCCGATCCGGTTTTCCACCCAGACGCTGTTCCTGCAGCTCGGCGTGGTCCTGCTGGTGGTACTCCTGAGCACGGCCGTCCACGCCTGGCTGACCTACGACAGGGTGGGTCGCGAAGCCGAAAACCAGGCCCTGACCCTGGCCCGGGCGGTGGCCGCCGACCCCTCCGTGCAGGCCAATGTGCTGGCCATCAGCGAGCGCGAGGGCACTCCCCCGCCGGCCGATCTCCGCGCCGGGCCGCTGATGGCTGCCGCCGAGGCGACGCGGATCCGGACCGGCGCGCTGTTTGTGGTCATCACTGACGAAACCGGCCTGCGCCTGGCCCATCCCGATCCGGCGCGGCTGGGTGAAAAGGTCAGCACGGACCCCACCGAGGCACTGGGCGGCCAGGAAATCACCACCCGCAACACCGGTACCCTGGGCCCGTCGGCAGGTGCGAAGGTACCCGTCTATGCACCCGGCACCGGCACCGTGGTGGGCGAGGTCAGCGTGGGCTACTCCATGGAAACCGTCGGGCAGAGCCTGGAACGGGACATCGGACCTGTCGCCTTGACCGCTGCCGGCGCGCTGCTGGCGGGCGTGCTCGCCTCGTTCCTGCTGCGGCACCGGCTGCGGCGCCTCACCATGGGCCTGGAACCAGAGGAAATCAGCACCCTGGTCCACGACCAGGTGGCTGTCCTGCAGGGGGTGGACGACGGCGTCATCGGCGTGGCCGCCGACGGCAGGATCAGCGTGTTCAACGCAGCCGCACAGCGCCTCCTGGACCTGCCGGACCTGGCGGGGACTCCGTGGGCCGATGCACCCGTGCCGGCCCAGCTCAAAGCCCTCACCAGGGCAGATGCCGGCGAGGCCGAGGCCATCGAGCTCGTGGCCGGTGGACGTGTCCTGGTGGCGAGTGCCCGCAAGGCGCTGCACCGCAAGGAGGACCTGGGCTGGGTGGTGATGCTCCGGGACCGTACGGAACTGCAGCAGCTCACCCGGCAGCTCGACGCCGTGGGCACCATGTCCACGGCCCTGCGCGCCCAGCGCCACGAGTTCGCCAACCAGCTGCATACCATCGCCGGCCTGATGAGCATCGGGCAGCACCAGCAGGCCCGCGAGTACCTGGCCGGACTCGCCGCCACCGGGCCGTTGAAGTTCCCGGTGGACCAGGCCGAACTGCTCCAGGACCCCTACCTTCAGGCGTTTGTGGGGGCCAAGGGCGTGGAAGCGGACGAACGCGGAGTGACACTGCGGATCGGACCCGAAACCCTCGTCCGGGGTCAGGTCACCGAGCCGCAGGACGTGACCACCGTGCTGGGCAACCTGATCGACAATGCGGTTGAGGCCGCCGTCGCCGGTTCCGCCACTGACCGGTGGGTGGAGGTGGAGGTGCTGGACGAACCGCACGACGACGGCGGCACCCTCCTCATCGTTGTCGCCGACTCCGGCGACGGGCTGGCATCCGGGACGGACGGCGAGATCGTCTTCGCGGAAGGCTATACGACGGCGATGCGGGCGATCCGGCCGGGCGGTGGGGGTTTGGACAAAGTTGGTCTGGACAAAGTTGGTCTGGACGGAGGCGGCCGCCGTGGTGGAGGTCAAGGCCTTGGCTTGGCCTTGGCGCGGAAGCTCGCCAGGCGCCGTGGCGGGGACATCCGAATCCTGGAAACCGGCATGCCGGGTGGCCCCGGAGCTGTGTTCATGGCCTCCCTGCCAGGCACAACCGCCGGAGCTAAACCGGACATCGCTGACAGACCAACTAACGGGGCCAATGACGGAACTCTTTCCGGGACTGCGGGCTCCGGGACTGCCGGTTCCGGGACTGCGGACCATATCTACGCTTCAGAAAAGGATGACCATGCCTGA
- a CDS encoding CitMHS family transporter → MLVLLGFAMIAVFMVLIMTKKLTPVLALIIVPTVFGLFAGAGLGLGDMVMDSMKSMTSTAALLMFAIIYFGLMIDVGLFDPLVRFILRKLGNDPAKVVLGTALLAAAVSLDGDGSTTFILTTAAMLPIYLRLKMSPVVLTVVAGLANGTMNIVPWGGPTARAASALKIDVNDVFVPMIPSLIAGLAVVLVFAWVLGLQERNRLRATAPEIWGVPSSAEPFTAEEFDGGTSAGGSGSFRNGSVRNGSGNGGSGNGGSGRGPAPVPATGGPAVGGAAHTGGVALLERTELTADSDTGMAGTALDPNRTTLRPKLFWFNLALTVAVMVVLVANIIPLPYVFMVGSAIALLVNFPHVKDQAAQVVAHAPSIVAVVSMVMAAAVLTGVLKGTGMVEAMSAWLVQIIPSSMGPLMAVITGLLSIPMTFFMSNDAFYFGVLPVLSETAAHYGISGAEMARASITGQPFHMQSPLVPAILLLVSLAKVDLGDHHKKVLWRAAVVCLVMLAMAMLTGAIGIG, encoded by the coding sequence GTGCTGGTATTACTTGGATTCGCAATGATCGCGGTATTCATGGTGCTGATCATGACGAAGAAGCTGACGCCAGTGCTGGCGCTCATCATCGTCCCCACCGTTTTTGGCCTGTTCGCAGGCGCCGGGCTCGGCCTTGGCGACATGGTCATGGACTCAATGAAGTCCATGACCTCAACTGCCGCCCTGCTGATGTTCGCCATTATCTACTTCGGCCTGATGATCGATGTGGGGCTCTTTGACCCGCTGGTCCGCTTCATCCTGCGCAAGCTTGGCAACGACCCCGCCAAGGTCGTCCTGGGCACCGCATTGCTGGCCGCGGCAGTCTCCCTGGACGGCGACGGGTCCACCACGTTCATCCTCACCACCGCCGCCATGTTGCCGATCTACCTCCGGCTGAAGATGAGCCCCGTGGTCCTCACCGTCGTGGCCGGCCTGGCCAACGGCACCATGAACATCGTGCCGTGGGGCGGCCCCACCGCCCGCGCCGCCAGCGCCCTGAAGATCGACGTCAATGACGTCTTCGTCCCCATGATCCCGTCGCTCATCGCCGGCCTCGCCGTGGTACTGGTGTTCGCCTGGGTTCTTGGACTGCAGGAGCGCAACCGCCTCCGCGCCACCGCGCCGGAAATCTGGGGAGTGCCGTCCTCGGCGGAACCCTTTACCGCTGAAGAGTTCGACGGCGGCACATCTGCAGGCGGCAGCGGCAGCTTCCGGAATGGTTCTGTCCGGAATGGTTCCGGCAACGGTGGCTCCGGCAACGGTGGCTCCGGCCGCGGTCCCGCGCCTGTTCCCGCAACGGGAGGCCCCGCCGTCGGCGGTGCAGCGCACACCGGTGGTGTGGCCCTGCTGGAACGCACCGAACTCACGGCGGACAGCGACACCGGCATGGCCGGCACGGCCCTGGACCCCAACCGCACCACCCTTCGCCCCAAGCTGTTCTGGTTCAACCTGGCCCTGACGGTGGCTGTGATGGTGGTCCTCGTGGCCAACATCATCCCGCTGCCCTACGTCTTTATGGTGGGCTCGGCCATCGCCTTGCTGGTGAACTTCCCGCACGTCAAGGACCAGGCTGCACAGGTCGTGGCGCACGCTCCCTCCATCGTTGCCGTAGTCAGCATGGTCATGGCTGCCGCAGTCCTGACCGGCGTCCTGAAGGGCACGGGCATGGTTGAGGCCATGTCCGCCTGGCTGGTGCAGATCATCCCGTCCAGCATGGGCCCGCTCATGGCCGTCATCACCGGCCTCCTCAGCATCCCCATGACGTTCTTCATGAGCAATGACGCGTTCTACTTCGGCGTGCTTCCGGTCCTCAGCGAGACGGCTGCGCACTACGGCATCAGCGGCGCCGAGATGGCCCGCGCCTCCATCACCGGGCAGCCGTTCCACATGCAGAGCCCGCTGGTTCCGGCCATCCTGCTCCTGGTCTCGCTTGCCAAAGTTGACCTGGGCGACCACCACAAAAAGGTGCTTTGGCGCGCCGCCGTGGTTTGCCTGGTCATGTTGGCAATGGCAATGCTGACCGGGGCTATCGGTATCGGTTAG
- the gatC gene encoding Asp-tRNA(Asn)/Glu-tRNA(Gln) amidotransferase subunit GatC — MAAINRDDVAHLAQLAHIEMSAEELDRMAGELAVIVDSVKSVSEAAGDDVPATSHPIPLTNVFREDVVGHTLTAEQALSGAPDSDENRFKVPAILDEA; from the coding sequence ATGGCTGCGATCAACCGTGACGACGTTGCGCACCTCGCGCAACTCGCTCACATCGAGATGAGTGCTGAAGAGCTGGACAGGATGGCCGGCGAACTCGCCGTCATCGTTGATTCAGTGAAGTCCGTGAGCGAAGCCGCCGGTGATGACGTCCCGGCAACCTCCCACCCGATCCCGCTGACCAACGTCTTCCGCGAGGACGTTGTGGGCCATACACTCACGGCGGAGCAGGCACTCTCGGGAGCCCCGGACTCGGACGAGAACCGTTTCAAGGTCCCGGCAATCCTGGATGAGGCATAG
- the gatA gene encoding Asp-tRNA(Asn)/Glu-tRNA(Gln) amidotransferase subunit GatA: MTDNNQLIRLSAAQLAEKLRAGEVTSVEVTQAFLDRIAAVDGGERGVNAFLHVNTEEALAVAAEVDAIRAAGGAAAGELHELAGVPIAVKDLIVTIGQPTTAGSKILEGWYSPYDATVVKRLRAAKMPILGKTNLDEFAMGSSTEHSAYGPTRNPWDLDRIPGGSGGGSAAAVAAFEAPLALGTDTGGSIRQPGAVTGTVGVKPTYGSVSRYGAIAMASSLDQIGPVSRTVLDSALLHQVIGGHDPFDSTSLPDPLDDLVAAARVGNVDGLRIGIIKELHGEGFQPGVENRFNDSLELLKEAGAEIVEVSCPNFQYALGAYYLIMPSEASSNLAKFDGVRYGLRVLPEDGPMTIERVMGATRAAGFGDEVKRRIILGTYALSAGYYDAYYGSAQKVRTLVQRDFDAAFAQADVLISPTAPTTAFKLGEKLNDPLAMYLNDVATIPANLAGVPGLTLPGGLADEDGLPVGIQLLAPARQDARLYRVGAVLESLLEAKWGGPLLAQAPELAPSIETQEAK; this comes from the coding sequence ATGACTGACAACAACCAACTTATCCGCCTCTCCGCCGCCCAGTTGGCGGAGAAGCTCCGCGCCGGCGAGGTCACTTCTGTGGAGGTCACGCAGGCATTCCTTGACCGGATTGCAGCTGTCGACGGCGGCGAACGGGGCGTGAACGCGTTCCTCCACGTCAACACCGAAGAGGCGCTCGCCGTCGCCGCCGAAGTGGATGCCATCCGCGCTGCCGGCGGCGCCGCAGCCGGGGAACTCCACGAACTCGCAGGCGTGCCGATCGCCGTCAAGGACCTCATCGTCACCATCGGCCAGCCCACCACGGCCGGCTCCAAGATCCTTGAGGGCTGGTACAGCCCGTACGACGCCACCGTGGTCAAGCGGCTCCGCGCCGCCAAAATGCCCATCCTGGGCAAGACCAACCTTGACGAGTTCGCCATGGGGTCCTCCACGGAGCACTCCGCCTACGGCCCCACCCGCAACCCTTGGGACCTGGACCGGATCCCGGGCGGTTCCGGCGGCGGTTCGGCAGCCGCCGTCGCCGCTTTCGAAGCACCGCTGGCCCTCGGCACGGACACCGGCGGTTCCATCCGCCAGCCCGGCGCCGTGACGGGCACCGTAGGCGTCAAGCCCACTTACGGCAGCGTCTCCCGCTACGGCGCCATTGCGATGGCCTCCTCCCTGGACCAGATCGGTCCGGTCTCCCGCACCGTGCTGGACTCCGCGCTCCTGCACCAGGTCATCGGCGGGCACGACCCGTTCGATTCCACCTCCCTGCCCGATCCCTTGGATGACCTCGTGGCAGCTGCCCGCGTGGGCAACGTGGACGGCCTGCGGATCGGCATCATCAAGGAGCTCCACGGAGAGGGCTTCCAGCCCGGCGTGGAGAACCGTTTCAACGATTCCCTGGAACTGCTCAAGGAAGCGGGAGCGGAAATCGTTGAGGTCTCCTGCCCCAACTTCCAGTACGCCCTCGGCGCCTACTACCTGATCATGCCGTCGGAGGCTTCCTCCAACCTCGCAAAGTTCGACGGCGTCCGTTACGGCCTGCGCGTTCTCCCCGAGGACGGCCCCATGACCATCGAACGAGTGATGGGAGCCACCCGCGCCGCCGGCTTTGGCGACGAGGTCAAGCGCCGCATCATCCTGGGCACCTACGCCCTGAGCGCCGGTTACTACGACGCGTACTACGGCTCGGCCCAGAAGGTCCGCACGCTGGTGCAGCGGGACTTTGACGCCGCGTTCGCCCAGGCGGATGTCCTGATTTCGCCCACCGCCCCCACCACGGCGTTCAAGCTCGGCGAGAAGCTCAACGATCCGCTGGCGATGTACCTCAACGACGTCGCCACCATCCCCGCCAACCTCGCCGGCGTACCGGGGCTGACCCTGCCCGGCGGCCTGGCTGATGAGGACGGACTGCCCGTCGGCATCCAGCTCCTGGCCCCGGCCCGCCAGGACGCCCGCCTCTACCGGGTGGGTGCCGTGCTCGAATCGCTGCTGGAAGCGAAGTGGGGCGGCCCGCTGCTGGCGCAGGCTCCCGAGCTGGCCCCTTCCATCGAAACCCAGGAGGCAAAATAA
- the gatB gene encoding Asp-tRNA(Asn)/Glu-tRNA(Gln) amidotransferase subunit GatB, which translates to MSTDATLSFEEAMEKYDPVLGFEVHVELNTKTKMFSSAPNDFGDEPNTNVNEVDLGMPGVLPVVNKTAIESSIKIGLALNCKIAESCTFARKQYFYPDTPKNFQTSQYEDPIAYDGYLDIELSDGTIFRVDIERAHMEEDAGKLTHMGGSAGRIQGADFSLVDYNRSGVPLVEIVTKPIEGAGSRAPELAKAYVAAVREIVKNLGVSDAKMERGNVRCDANVSLRPHGRERFGIRSETKNVNSLRAVEHAVRYEIQRHAAVLDSGEPVIQETRHWHEDTRTTTSGRAKSDADDYRYFPEPDLVPIVASREWVEELRATLPEPPAARRKRLQADWGYSDLEFRDVVNAGVMDEIEETIAAGASATVARKWWMGEIVGRAKNADVDPGQLGVQPATIVELNKLVEDGKINNKMATEVLDGVLAGEGTPAEIVEKRGLAVVSDDGPLLEAIDAALAAQPDVADKIRGGKLQAIGAIVGGVMKATRGQADAARVRELILEKLGVEG; encoded by the coding sequence ATGAGCACTGACGCAACCCTGAGCTTCGAAGAGGCCATGGAGAAGTACGATCCCGTGCTGGGGTTCGAGGTTCACGTGGAGCTGAACACCAAGACCAAGATGTTCTCATCCGCTCCGAACGACTTCGGAGACGAGCCGAACACCAACGTCAACGAAGTGGACCTGGGCATGCCCGGCGTCCTGCCGGTGGTGAACAAGACCGCGATCGAGTCCTCCATCAAGATCGGCCTGGCCCTCAACTGCAAGATCGCTGAGTCCTGCACCTTCGCCCGGAAGCAGTACTTCTACCCGGACACCCCGAAAAACTTCCAGACGTCCCAGTACGAAGACCCCATCGCGTACGACGGCTACCTGGACATTGAGCTTTCGGACGGCACCATCTTCCGCGTGGACATCGAGCGGGCCCACATGGAAGAGGATGCCGGCAAGCTCACGCACATGGGTGGTTCGGCCGGCCGCATCCAGGGTGCCGACTTCTCGCTGGTGGACTACAACCGCTCGGGTGTGCCGCTGGTGGAGATCGTCACCAAGCCGATCGAAGGCGCCGGCAGCCGGGCCCCGGAACTGGCCAAGGCGTACGTCGCCGCGGTCCGCGAGATCGTCAAGAACCTTGGCGTGTCCGACGCGAAGATGGAACGCGGCAACGTGCGCTGCGACGCCAACGTCTCGCTCCGCCCGCACGGCCGCGAACGCTTCGGCATCCGCTCCGAGACGAAGAACGTCAACTCGCTGCGCGCCGTCGAACACGCCGTCCGCTACGAGATCCAGCGGCACGCCGCCGTCCTGGACTCCGGCGAGCCGGTCATCCAGGAGACGCGCCACTGGCATGAGGACACGCGTACGACGACGTCGGGCCGGGCCAAGTCCGACGCTGACGACTACCGCTACTTCCCGGAGCCGGACCTGGTTCCGATCGTCGCATCCCGTGAGTGGGTGGAGGAACTCCGGGCCACCCTGCCCGAGCCGCCCGCCGCGCGCCGCAAGCGCCTGCAGGCTGACTGGGGCTACTCGGACCTCGAATTCCGCGACGTTGTCAACGCCGGCGTCATGGACGAGATCGAGGAAACCATTGCCGCAGGTGCCTCGGCAACTGTTGCCCGCAAGTGGTGGATGGGCGAGATCGTGGGCCGGGCCAAGAACGCAGACGTCGATCCCGGCCAGCTGGGTGTCCAGCCGGCCACCATCGTGGAGCTGAACAAGCTGGTGGAAGACGGCAAGATCAACAACAAGATGGCCACCGAGGTCCTGGACGGCGTCCTCGCCGGCGAAGGCACCCCGGCGGAAATCGTCGAAAAGCGCGGCCTGGCCGTGGTTTCCGACGACGGCCCCCTGCTGGAAGCCATCGACGCCGCCCTGGCGGCGCAGCCGGACGTCGCGGACAAGATCCGCGGCGGCAAGCTCCAGGCCATCGGTGCGATCGTCGGCGGCGTCATGAAGGCCACCCGCGGCCAGGCCGATGCCGCCCGTGTCCGGGAGCTGATCCTGGAAAAACTGGGCGTGGAGGGCTAA
- a CDS encoding LysR family transcriptional regulator: MEIHQLEILRELGALGSVKAVAETLMVTPSAVSQQLSLLQRGVEVPLTRKEGRNLVLTEAGQVLADAGAAVVSAMADARTAIGAYHGSPVAPVTLSGFHSAGQALFAPLARLLDAPGKPLVQLSDEDVAQQDFPGLTARYDLVLAHRMDHSPRWPRERVAVIPLAHEPLDVALPADHRLAGQQTVTAADVVGEPWVTSHTGYSPADVLSAVAAVSSRELNIVHRINDYSTVAALVAAGGVVGLLPRHTARPVLNPGIVLRPLEGISTRRRIDILARPENLKRRSVVMVCEALQAIMTGLVEQD; the protein is encoded by the coding sequence ATGGAAATACACCAGCTGGAGATCCTTCGTGAACTCGGCGCCCTGGGCAGCGTGAAGGCCGTGGCGGAAACCCTTATGGTGACACCTTCCGCCGTCTCCCAGCAGCTGTCCCTGCTCCAGCGCGGTGTGGAGGTGCCGCTCACGCGGAAAGAGGGCCGGAACCTGGTGCTCACCGAGGCCGGTCAGGTGCTCGCGGACGCGGGCGCCGCCGTCGTCAGCGCCATGGCTGATGCCCGCACCGCGATCGGCGCCTATCACGGCTCGCCGGTGGCGCCGGTGACACTCAGCGGCTTCCACAGCGCGGGCCAGGCCTTGTTTGCCCCGCTGGCGCGGCTGCTGGACGCCCCCGGCAAGCCCCTGGTCCAGCTTTCCGACGAGGACGTGGCGCAGCAGGACTTCCCCGGGCTGACCGCACGTTATGACCTGGTGCTGGCGCACCGGATGGACCACAGTCCGCGCTGGCCCCGGGAGCGGGTGGCCGTCATTCCGCTGGCGCACGAACCGCTGGATGTCGCCCTCCCGGCGGACCACCGCCTCGCCGGGCAGCAGACGGTCACAGCGGCCGACGTCGTGGGCGAACCATGGGTGACCAGCCACACCGGGTACTCCCCCGCGGATGTCCTGTCCGCCGTCGCGGCCGTCTCCAGCAGGGAACTGAACATCGTCCACCGGATCAACGACTACTCCACGGTGGCGGCGCTGGTGGCCGCGGGCGGCGTGGTGGGCCTGCTGCCGCGGCACACGGCCCGGCCGGTGCTCAATCCGGGTATTGTGCTGCGGCCGCTGGAGGGGATCAGCACGCGGCGGCGGATCGACATCCTGGCGCGGCCGGAGAACCTGAAGCGCCGGTCGGTGGTGATGGTGTGCGAGGCCCTGCAGGCGATCATGACCGGGCTGGTGGAGCAGGACTGA